GGCTCGCCGACCACGGACGGGCGATCGAGGTCGGCGCTCCCGCCAACCTCGTGCTCGTCGACACCAGCGCCCGGGTCACCGTCGACCCGTCCGCCTCGCAGTCCCTGTCCCGCAACACCCCCTTCGCCGGGCACACCCTCACCGGGTCCGTCCGGACGACGATCCTGCGCGGCCGCGTCACGGCCACCGATGGAGAGGTCATCAATTGAGCCAGCTCAGCACCACCCCAGCGGTCCTCGTCCTGGAGGACGGTCGGACCTTCGCCGGCACCGCCTACGGCGCCGTCGGCGAGACCGTCGGCGAGGCCGTCTTCTCCACCGGCATGACCGGGTACCAGGAGACGCTCACCGACCCCAGCTACCGTGGCCAGGTCGTCGTCATGACCGCCCCGCACGTCGGCAACACCGGGTGGAACGACGAGGACGACGAGTCCGGCCGCATCCACGTCGCCGGGTACGTGCTGCGTGACCCCGCGATCCGCCCGAGCAACTGGCGATCGCGTCGCTCGCTCGAGGAGGAGCTGACCGCGCAGGGCGTCGTCAGCATCGCCGGCGTCGACACCCGCGCCCTCACCCGCCACCTGCGTGAGCGCGGGGCGATGCGCGTGGGGATCTTCTCCGGGGACTCCGTCGCCGACGAGGCGACGCTCCTGCAGCGGGTGCAGGCCGCGCCCGAGATGGCCGGTTCCGCCCTCGCCGCGCAGGTGAGCACCACCGAGCCCTACGTCGTCGAGGCGAAGGGGGCCAAGCGCTTCACCGTCGCCGCGCTCGACCTCGGGATCAAGACGATGACGCCGACCCGGCTCGCCGAGCGCGGCATCGAGGTGCACGTCCTGCCCGCGACCGCCAGCTTCGCCGACGTGCAGGCGGTCTCGCCCGACGGTCTCTTCTTCTCCAACGGACCCGGCGACCCGGCGACCGCCGGCGACCAGGTGGCCCTCCTGCAGGAGGCCCTGCGGGCAGGTCTGCCCTACTTCGGCATCTGCTTCGGCAACCAGCTCTTCGGCCGGGCGCTCGGCTTCGGCACCTACAAGCTGAAGTACGGCCACCGCGGCATCAACCAGCCGGTCTTCGACCGGACGACCGACAAGGTCGAGGTCACCGCGCACAACCACGGCTTCGCCGTGGACGCCCCCCTCGACGAGGCGACGCAGACCCCCTTCGGCACCGCGAGCGTGAGCCACGTCTGCCTCAACGACGACGTCGTCGAGGGGCTGGAGCTCCACGACGACGGAGGGCGCCTGCGGGCCTTCTCCGTCCAGTACCACCCGGAGGCGGCGGCCGGTCCGCACGACGCCGCCTACCTCTTCGACCGATTCGTCGACCTGCTGGCAGCTGCCGGCACCTCCGCCACCAACGAGAGCGAGACCCAGGCCTGATGCCCAAGCGCGACGACATCACCAGCGTCCTCGTCATCGGCTCCGGGCCGATCGTCATCGGACAGGCCTGCGAGTTCGACTACTCCGGCACCCAGGCCTGCCGCGTCCTGCGCGAGGAGGGGATCCGGGTCATCCTGGTCAACTCCAACCCCGCGACGATCATGACCGACCCCGAGTTCGCCGACGCCACCTACATCGAGCCGATCACCCCCGAGGTGATCGAGAAGATCATCGAGCGCGAGCGCCCCGACGCGGTGCTGGCCACCCTCGGTGGGCAGACCGCGCTCAACGCGGCCATCGCGCTGCACGAGGCCGGGATCCTCGAGAAGTACAACTGCCCGCTCATCGGCGCCAGCGTCGAGGCGATCGAGCTCGGTGAGGACCGCCAGCGCTTCAAGGGCGTCGTCGAGCGCTGCGGCGCGGAGTCGGCCCGCTCGATCATCTGCAACGCCAACGACGCCCCCGCCGGCTCGACGCCGGGCGAGCAGGTCCGCTTCGCGCTGGACAAGACGCTCGCCGCGGCGCAGGAGCTCGGCTACCCGGTCGTCGTGCGCCCCTCCTTCACCATGGGTGGTCTCGGCTCCGGCTTCGCCTACGACGAGAGCGACCTGCGCCGCATGGCCGGCGCCGGCCTCCAGGCCAGCCCGACGACCGAGGTGCTCCTCGAGGAGTCGATCCTGGGGTGGAAGGAGTACGAGCTCGAGGTCATGCGTGACACGGCCGACAACGTCGTGGTCGTCTGCTCGATCGAGAACTTCGACCCCGTCGGCGTGCACACCGGTGACTCGATCACCGTCGCGCCCGCGCTGACCCTCACCGACCGCGAGTACCAGCGCATGCGTGACGTCGGGATCGCCGTCATCCGCGAGGTCGGCGTCGAGACCGGTGGCTGCAACATCCAGTTCGCCATCGACCCCGCCGACGGCCGGATGATCGTCATCGAGATGAACCCGCGCGTCTCTCGCTCCTCGGCGCTGGCGTCGAAGGCCACCGGCTTCCCGATCGCCAAGATCGCCGCCAAGATGGCCATCGGCTACACCCTCGACGAGGTGCCCAACGACATCACCCAGGAGACGCCGGCCGCCTTCGAGCCGAGCCTGGACTACGTCGTCGTCAAGGTGCCCCGGTTCGCCTTCGAGAAGTTCCCCGCCGCCGACCCGACCCTCACGACGACCATGAAGTCCGTCGGCGAGGCGATGGCCATCGGCCGCAACTTCACCGAGGCCCTGCAGAAGGCGCTGCGCTCCGCCGAGCGCAAGGACGCGACCTTCCACTGGGACGGCGACCAGCCCACGCTCGAGGAGGGCCGCCAGCTCCTCGAGGCAGCGCGCACGCCCACCGACGGCCGCATCGTGCAGGTGCAGCAGGCCATGCGGGCCGGCGTCACGGTCGAGGAGGTCTTCGAGGCCACCAAGATCGACCCGTGGTACCTCGACCAGATGGCGCTCATCAACTCCATCGCCCAGGAGGTGCACGACGCCGACGAGCTCAACCCGCAGGTGCTGCGCCTGGCCAAGCGGCACGGCTTCTCCGACGCCCAGATCGCCCGGCTGCGCCGGATGGACGAGGCCGTCGTGCGCGGCGTGCGCCACGCCCTCGGGGTGCGCCCGGTCTACAAGACGGTCGACACCTGTGCAGCGGAGTTCGCGGCCCGCACGCCGTACCACTACAGCTCCTACGACGAGGAGACCGAGGTCGCGCCGCGCGAGCGTCCGGCCGTGATCATCCTCGGCTCGGGGCCCAACCGGATCGGCCAGGGCGTCGAGTTCGACTACTCGTGCGTCCACGCCAGCTTCGCCCTGCGCGACGCGGGCTACGACACCGTGATGGTCAACTGCAACCCCGAGACGGTCTCGACGGACTACGACACGAGCAGCCGGCTCTACTTCGAGCCGCTGACCCTCGAGGACACCCTCGAGGTCATCCACGCCGAGACGCTGGCCGGCCCCATCGCGGGCGTCATCGTCCAGCTCGGCGGGCAGACCCCGCTCGGCCTCGCTGCTGCGCTCAAGGCAGCCGGGGTGCCGATCGTCGGTACCTCGCCCGAGGCCATCGACCTCGCCGAGGACCGGGGCCACTTCGGTCGGGTGCTCCACGAGGCGGGCCTCAACGCCCCCAAGCACGGCACCGCCTTCAGCGCCGAGGAGGCCGTCGAGATCGCCCGCGAGATCGGCTACCCCGTGCTCGTGCGTCCGTCCTACGTCCTGGGTGGACGCGGCATGGAGATCGTCTACGACGACGCGACCCTCTCCGAGTACGTCACCCGGGCGGCCATCGCCAGCCCGGAGCACCCGATCCTCGTCGACCGCTTCCTCGACGACGCCATCGAGATCGACGTCGACGCGCTGTACGACGGCACGGAGATGTACCTCGGCGGGATCATGGAGCACATCGAGGAGGCCGGGATCCACTCCGGCGACTCGAGCTGCACCCTGCCGCCGGCGACCCTGGGCACCTCCGAGCTGCAGCGGGTGCGCGAGGCGACGCTCGCCCTCGCCGAGGGCATCGGGGTGCGTGGCCTGATGAATGTCCAGTTCGCCCTCGCCCAGGACGTGCTCTACGTCCTCGAGGCCAACCCGCGTGCCTCGCGCACCGTCCCCTTCGTCGCCAAGGCCACAGGAGTCCCGCTGGCCAAGGCCGCGGCCCGCGTCATGCTCGGCACGAGCATCGCCGAGCTCAAGGACGAGGGCATGCTGCCGCGTCACGCCGACGGTGGTTCGATGCCGGCACACGCACCCATGTCCGTCAAGGAGGCGGTGCTCCCCTTCAAGCGCTTCCGCACCAAGGAGGGCGATGTCGTCGACTCGCTGCTCGGTCCCGAGATGCGCTCCACGGGTGAGGTCATGGGGATCGACGCCGACTTCGGCGCGGCCTTCGCCAAGAGCCAGCTCGGGTCGCTCTCCAGCGGTCTGCCGACGACCGGCACGGTCTTCGTCTCCGTCGCCAACCGGGACAAGCGCGCGATGATCTTCCCGATCAAGCGCCTGGCCGACCTGGGCTTCACGATCCTCGCGACCCAGGGGACCGCAGACGTCCTGCGCCGCAACGCGATCGAGTGCGACGTCGCCATCAAGCACTCCGAGCGGGGCGAAGGGGAGACGAGCGTCGTCGACCGGATCCTCGCCGGCGAGATCGACGTCGTCTTCAACACCCCGTCCGGGCAGCACGCCCGTGCCGACGGCTACGCCATCCGGGCGGCCACGACCGCCATGGACAAGCCGATCGTCACGACCGTGCAGCAGCTCGGTGCGGCCGTGCAGTCGATCGAGGCACGCATCAACGGCGAGCTGCGGGTCAAGCCGCTCCAGGAGCACGCCCGTGACCTCGACCTCTACGGGATCCAGGCGTGAGCGCCCGCACCATCGCAGCTCGTGAGGGGGCTGGAGTCGTCCAGGTCGATGCCGAGGTGCTCGGCAACTCCGCCGTGGGCGCCTACCGGCACCTGACCCTCGTCACCCCGGGCCTGGCCGAGATCGCCCGCCCCGGGCAGTTCGTCGCGCTCGCCGTCGGTGACGGCACGAGCTCGATGCTGCTGCGACGCAGCTTCTCGATCCACCGGGTCAGCCCTGCCGGGACCTACGGCGCCACGACCGAGATCGTCGTGGCGGCCGCCGGTCCGGGCACCGAGGAGCTCACCCGGCTCGAGGCGGGTGCGAGCGTCAGCGTCATCGGGCCGCTCGGCAAGGGCTTCCCCCTCCCGTCGCAGCCGGTCCCGTGCATCCTCGTCGGCGGCGGCTACGGCTCTGCGCCGCTCTTCTGGCTCGCCGAGCAGCTGCGTGAGCGTGGCTGCCCCGTCGAGATCGTGCTCGGCGCGGCCACGGCCGACCGGCTCTTCGGCGTCGTCGAGGCCCGACGGGTCGCCGACGGGGTCACCGTGACCACCGATGACGGGTCCGCGGGGACCCGGGGCTGGGTCTCCGACGTCCTGCCGGACCTCA
The genomic region above belongs to Janibacter limosus and contains:
- a CDS encoding dihydroorotate dehydrogenase electron transfer subunit, which codes for MSARTIAAREGAGVVQVDAEVLGNSAVGAYRHLTLVTPGLAEIARPGQFVALAVGDGTSSMLLRRSFSIHRVSPAGTYGATTEIVVAAAGPGTEELTRLEAGASVSVIGPLGKGFPLPSQPVPCILVGGGYGSAPLFWLAEQLRERGCPVEIVLGAATADRLFGVVEARRVADGVTVTTDDGSAGTRGWVSDVLPDLIARTGAGVLYGCGPMGMLRSMSAIASDHGIVAQVAVEEAMACGVGICMTCVMPVADQHGTTKMVRSCLEGPVFRGDRVRWEAFDDGLCRVPADAVGAPKEAR
- the carA gene encoding glutamine-hydrolyzing carbamoyl-phosphate synthase small subunit, whose amino-acid sequence is MSQLSTTPAVLVLEDGRTFAGTAYGAVGETVGEAVFSTGMTGYQETLTDPSYRGQVVVMTAPHVGNTGWNDEDDESGRIHVAGYVLRDPAIRPSNWRSRRSLEEELTAQGVVSIAGVDTRALTRHLRERGAMRVGIFSGDSVADEATLLQRVQAAPEMAGSALAAQVSTTEPYVVEAKGAKRFTVAALDLGIKTMTPTRLAERGIEVHVLPATASFADVQAVSPDGLFFSNGPGDPATAGDQVALLQEALRAGLPYFGICFGNQLFGRALGFGTYKLKYGHRGINQPVFDRTTDKVEVTAHNHGFAVDAPLDEATQTPFGTASVSHVCLNDDVVEGLELHDDGGRLRAFSVQYHPEAAAGPHDAAYLFDRFVDLLAAAGTSATNESETQA
- the carB gene encoding carbamoyl-phosphate synthase large subunit, producing MPKRDDITSVLVIGSGPIVIGQACEFDYSGTQACRVLREEGIRVILVNSNPATIMTDPEFADATYIEPITPEVIEKIIERERPDAVLATLGGQTALNAAIALHEAGILEKYNCPLIGASVEAIELGEDRQRFKGVVERCGAESARSIICNANDAPAGSTPGEQVRFALDKTLAAAQELGYPVVVRPSFTMGGLGSGFAYDESDLRRMAGAGLQASPTTEVLLEESILGWKEYELEVMRDTADNVVVVCSIENFDPVGVHTGDSITVAPALTLTDREYQRMRDVGIAVIREVGVETGGCNIQFAIDPADGRMIVIEMNPRVSRSSALASKATGFPIAKIAAKMAIGYTLDEVPNDITQETPAAFEPSLDYVVVKVPRFAFEKFPAADPTLTTTMKSVGEAMAIGRNFTEALQKALRSAERKDATFHWDGDQPTLEEGRQLLEAARTPTDGRIVQVQQAMRAGVTVEEVFEATKIDPWYLDQMALINSIAQEVHDADELNPQVLRLAKRHGFSDAQIARLRRMDEAVVRGVRHALGVRPVYKTVDTCAAEFAARTPYHYSSYDEETEVAPRERPAVIILGSGPNRIGQGVEFDYSCVHASFALRDAGYDTVMVNCNPETVSTDYDTSSRLYFEPLTLEDTLEVIHAETLAGPIAGVIVQLGGQTPLGLAAALKAAGVPIVGTSPEAIDLAEDRGHFGRVLHEAGLNAPKHGTAFSAEEAVEIAREIGYPVLVRPSYVLGGRGMEIVYDDATLSEYVTRAAIASPEHPILVDRFLDDAIEIDVDALYDGTEMYLGGIMEHIEEAGIHSGDSSCTLPPATLGTSELQRVREATLALAEGIGVRGLMNVQFALAQDVLYVLEANPRASRTVPFVAKATGVPLAKAAARVMLGTSIAELKDEGMLPRHADGGSMPAHAPMSVKEAVLPFKRFRTKEGDVVDSLLGPEMRSTGEVMGIDADFGAAFAKSQLGSLSSGLPTTGTVFVSVANRDKRAMIFPIKRLADLGFTILATQGTADVLRRNAIECDVAIKHSERGEGETSVVDRILAGEIDVVFNTPSGQHARADGYAIRAATTAMDKPIVTTVQQLGAAVQSIEARINGELRVKPLQEHARDLDLYGIQA